In a single window of the Pseudodesulfovibrio profundus genome:
- a CDS encoding TraR/DksA family transcriptional regulator, with translation MTETQRREIKNHLMQGIDCLSSQATGQSLVVENCPDETDFASQLAQQGVNVAMQRRRMARMGEYENALKRLSQTDYGICEECGEEIGIARLKANPSARLCVTCQSAVEDGVSH, from the coding sequence ATGACTGAAACGCAACGTCGGGAAATCAAGAATCACCTGATGCAGGGTATCGATTGTTTGAGTTCCCAAGCCACCGGCCAAAGCCTTGTTGTTGAAAACTGCCCCGATGAAACCGACTTCGCCTCCCAGTTGGCCCAGCAGGGCGTGAACGTCGCCATGCAGCGCCGCCGTATGGCCCGCATGGGGGAATACGAAAACGCCCTCAAACGGCTGAGTCAAACCGACTACGGCATCTGCGAAGAGTGCGGCGAAGAGATCGGCATCGCCCGACTCAAGGCCAACCCATCGGCCCGCCTGTGCGTGACCTGCCAGTCCGCAGTGGAAGATGGTGTATCCCACTAA
- a CDS encoding UbiA-like polyprenyltransferase, with the protein MAFKKDFIAVCRMIKIEHSVFALPFAYIGAFLAAGGWPGLYNMIVLTIAMVAVRSFAMAFNRYADLDIDRDNPRTKDRPLVTGELSTSFTLMFIMGAAAIFVIMCGLMNTLCLMLSPLALALSAFYSYCKRFTYWCHFVLGMVLGLAPVAGWLCVDPTLTLPAALFFCGVTLWVAGFDLLYASQDAEFDAERGLWSIPARLGIPAALAISTLSHVVTAVLFLLAGWAAGLGWVYMLVAGAVGIILVAEHLLVKADDMSRVNVAFFTMNGVIAVCLFFGVLLDMFLVS; encoded by the coding sequence ATGGCTTTTAAGAAAGATTTCATTGCCGTGTGTCGGATGATCAAGATCGAACACTCGGTGTTTGCCCTGCCTTTTGCCTATATCGGCGCATTCCTGGCTGCCGGAGGCTGGCCCGGGTTGTACAACATGATCGTGCTGACCATCGCCATGGTTGCCGTGCGCTCCTTTGCCATGGCCTTCAACCGGTATGCCGATCTGGATATCGACCGGGACAATCCCCGGACCAAGGATCGGCCACTGGTCACCGGCGAGCTGTCCACTTCGTTCACCCTGATGTTCATCATGGGAGCGGCTGCCATCTTCGTCATCATGTGCGGATTGATGAATACCCTGTGCCTGATGCTCTCCCCGCTGGCACTGGCCCTGTCGGCCTTCTACAGCTACTGCAAGCGGTTTACCTACTGGTGTCACTTTGTACTGGGCATGGTGCTCGGTCTGGCTCCGGTGGCGGGCTGGCTGTGCGTTGATCCGACCCTGACCCTGCCTGCGGCGCTCTTCTTCTGCGGCGTGACGCTGTGGGTGGCCGGATTCGACCTGCTCTACGCGAGCCAGGATGCCGAGTTCGATGCCGAACGCGGGCTGTGGTCCATCCCTGCGCGACTGGGCATCCCCGCGGCGCTGGCCATCTCCACCCTCAGCCATGTGGTCACGGCGGTGCTGTTTCTGCTGGCTGGCTGGGCTGCCGGTCTCGGCTGGGTATACATGCTGGTGGCAGGGGCCGTTGGAATCATTCTCGTAGCCGAGCACCTGCTGGTCAAGGCGGATGACATGAGCCGTGTCAATGTCGCCTTCTTCACCATGAACGGTGTCATCGCCGTCTGTCTCTTTTTCGGCGTGCTCCTTGATATGTTCCTTGTCTCTTGA
- a CDS encoding rhodanese-like domain-containing protein, producing MRGLGMFVLIIGLFVLWDVGWWIGGHVPPRSPWTLKEQVRDGNLPTIVDVRTPSEYEAFHIPGAFNIPYPASIEEVKRIAPDPNEPVVVVCMSGHRSPPVAHKLVKDGYTNVSNLTWGMLAWKVFGGETISGRR from the coding sequence ATGCGCGGATTGGGAATGTTCGTTCTGATAATCGGCCTGTTCGTCCTCTGGGACGTGGGGTGGTGGATCGGCGGACATGTGCCTCCGCGCAGTCCGTGGACGCTCAAGGAGCAGGTTCGAGATGGCAACCTGCCCACGATTGTCGATGTCCGTACACCGAGCGAATACGAGGCTTTCCACATTCCCGGCGCATTCAATATTCCCTACCCGGCCTCGATCGAAGAGGTGAAACGGATCGCTCCGGACCCAAACGAACCCGTGGTGGTCGTGTGCATGTCCGGTCATCGTTCTCCACCGGTGGCGCACAAGCTTGTTAAAGACGGCTATACCAATGTCTCCAACCTGACATGGGGGATGCTCGCGTGGAAGGTCTTCGGCGGCGAAACCATCTCGGGGAGAAGATAA
- the hemL gene encoding glutamate-1-semialdehyde 2,1-aminomutase, with the protein MDSKSLFAKAQTLMPGGVNSPLRACKYVNSEPVFIENAKGAYLWDVEGRQYIDYVFSWGPQILGHQDPAVSEAAHKAIDHGSSYGAPCYGEIALAEEINKLIPSMEMMRMVSSGTEATMSALRLARGYTGRNKFVKFIGNYHGHADAFLAAAGSAAAVVPGTPGVPEEVTSHTLLAQYNDLDAVKELFKESGDEIACVILEPAAGNMGLVLPTDGFLQGLRDLCDQYGALLIFDEVITGFRLARGGAQERYGITPDLTTLGKIIGGGFPVGCYGGKREIMEHMAPVGGVFQAGTLSGNPVAMAAGLATLKRLQECDYEALEKKTIALSNELVSIMKEKGQSVYLAQAGSAFTMYFSDKPVTNMVESGQCNADAYATYWQQMLANGIYLAPAGFECSFTCFAHTDEDFEKTLEAARKVQF; encoded by the coding sequence ATGGATTCCAAATCATTATTCGCCAAAGCGCAGACCCTGATGCCCGGAGGCGTCAACTCTCCCCTGCGCGCTTGCAAGTACGTCAATTCCGAGCCTGTCTTCATTGAAAACGCCAAGGGCGCGTATCTCTGGGATGTCGAGGGCCGACAATACATCGATTACGTTTTTTCCTGGGGCCCCCAGATTTTGGGCCATCAGGACCCGGCCGTCTCCGAAGCCGCGCACAAGGCCATTGACCATGGCTCTAGTTACGGCGCTCCCTGCTACGGCGAGATCGCCCTGGCCGAAGAAATCAACAAGCTCATCCCCTCCATGGAGATGATGCGCATGGTCTCTTCCGGCACCGAGGCGACCATGTCCGCCCTTCGTCTGGCCCGTGGTTACACCGGTCGCAACAAGTTCGTGAAGTTCATCGGCAACTATCACGGTCATGCTGATGCGTTTCTGGCTGCTGCCGGTTCCGCTGCCGCGGTTGTTCCCGGTACTCCCGGCGTGCCCGAGGAAGTGACCAGCCACACCCTGCTTGCCCAGTACAACGATCTTGATGCGGTCAAGGAGTTGTTCAAGGAATCCGGCGACGAGATCGCCTGTGTCATCCTTGAACCGGCCGCCGGAAACATGGGGCTGGTCCTGCCGACAGACGGTTTCCTGCAGGGGCTGCGTGACCTGTGCGACCAGTACGGCGCACTCTTGATATTTGATGAAGTCATCACCGGCTTCCGGCTCGCCCGTGGCGGCGCGCAGGAGCGGTATGGCATCACCCCGGACTTGACCACCCTCGGCAAGATCATCGGTGGTGGTTTCCCGGTGGGCTGCTACGGCGGCAAGCGCGAAATCATGGAGCACATGGCCCCGGTGGGCGGCGTGTTCCAGGCAGGCACACTGTCCGGCAACCCTGTTGCCATGGCAGCCGGTCTTGCCACCCTCAAGCGATTGCAGGAATGCGATTACGAGGCCCTTGAGAAGAAGACCATCGCCCTTTCAAACGAGCTGGTCTCCATCATGAAGGAAAAGGGACAGTCCGTGTATCTGGCGCAGGCCGGCTCCGCGTTCACCATGTACTTCTCCGACAAGCCCGTGACCAACATGGTTGAGTCCGGGCAGTGCAACGCCGATGCGTACGCCACCTACTGGCAGCAGATGCTGGCTAACGGCATCTACCTCGCTCCGGCCGGATTCGAGTGCTCCTTCACCTGCTTCGCCCATACGGACGAAGACTTCGAGAAGACCCTTGAGGCCGCCAGAAAGGTCCAGTTCTAG
- a CDS encoding PHP domain-containing protein has product MVESRFKVDMHVHSKFSTRPSQWLLQKIGCPESFTEPASLYAIARSHGMDMVTITDHNTIDGALEIAHLPGTFISEEITTYFPEDKCKLHVLAYDITEAQHQDIQRHRENIFDLIPYLREQGIVHALAHPLFAVNDRLTPAHFERSLLLFDVFEENGTRDARQNQVLRDILTRLTPLDMDRLANTYNMEPYGDQPWNKGIIGGSDDHSSLNIARMHTTFMGTSELRNVLDGVLSHTATPSGTAATPRTMAHNLYGIAYQFYRSRIGSLDHASSEHICLRFAKGALEPSASEPDNTHSFVDRFLKLLGRGKSTLHREYGTADSVQHMLLKEAGKIIANDAELMQIVKGKETNTLKLEREWSRFVSLAANRVLSQFADRTLHSALGANLFDVFHSIGSAGSLYALLAPYFVGYDLFSSERKFSMKCHDRFRQKAETRSSRNLKIAHFTDTFDEINGVARTIRQ; this is encoded by the coding sequence ATGGTTGAATCGCGCTTCAAGGTGGACATGCACGTCCACTCCAAGTTCTCCACCCGCCCGTCCCAGTGGCTGCTGCAGAAGATCGGTTGCCCGGAGAGTTTCACCGAACCGGCCAGCCTCTACGCAATTGCCCGTTCGCACGGCATGGACATGGTGACTATCACCGACCACAATACCATTGACGGAGCGCTGGAGATCGCCCATCTGCCCGGTACGTTCATCAGCGAGGAGATCACCACCTACTTCCCCGAGGACAAGTGCAAACTCCACGTGCTGGCCTATGACATAACCGAAGCGCAACATCAGGACATCCAGCGCCACAGGGAAAACATCTTCGACCTGATTCCCTATCTGCGGGAACAGGGCATCGTCCATGCCCTGGCCCACCCGCTCTTCGCCGTCAACGACCGACTCACACCGGCCCACTTCGAACGATCACTGCTCCTCTTCGACGTTTTCGAGGAAAACGGCACCCGCGACGCACGACAGAATCAGGTGCTGCGGGATATCCTCACCCGGCTCACTCCGCTGGACATGGACCGCCTCGCCAACACCTACAACATGGAACCGTACGGAGATCAGCCGTGGAACAAGGGCATTATCGGCGGCTCCGACGACCACAGCTCACTGAACATCGCCCGGATGCACACCACCTTCATGGGGACTTCCGAGCTGCGCAATGTGCTGGACGGAGTGCTCAGCCATACGGCCACGCCCAGCGGCACGGCAGCCACCCCCCGGACCATGGCGCACAACCTCTACGGGATCGCGTATCAATTCTACCGCTCGCGGATAGGCAGTCTGGATCACGCATCCAGCGAGCACATCTGCCTGCGCTTTGCCAAAGGCGCATTGGAACCGAGCGCATCGGAACCGGACAATACCCACTCCTTTGTCGACCGGTTTCTCAAGCTCCTGGGGCGGGGCAAGTCCACCCTGCACCGCGAGTACGGCACTGCTGATTCGGTTCAGCACATGCTGCTCAAGGAAGCGGGCAAGATCATTGCCAATGATGCCGAGCTGATGCAGATAGTGAAAGGCAAGGAGACCAACACCCTCAAGCTGGAACGCGAGTGGTCCCGATTTGTGTCGCTGGCCGCCAACCGGGTCCTGTCCCAGTTCGCGGACCGCACGCTCCACTCGGCCCTCGGCGCCAACCTGTTCGACGTGTTCCACTCCATCGGTTCCGCCGGATCGCTGTACGCGCTGCTCGCTCCCTATTTCGTCGGATACGACCTGTTCTCCAGCGAACGGAAATTCTCCATGAAGTGTCATGACCGGTTCCGCCAAAAGGCCGAAACCCGGAGTTCGCGCAACCTTAAGATCGCCCACTTCACCGATACCTTTGACGAAATCAACGGCGTGGCCCGCACCATCCGACAATAG
- a CDS encoding DMT family transporter, protein MYRNYYPWTNRVKPDIVAPMKWLFILLGLLAGATMPLQAGLNLRLRHALDDPIWAALISFAVGTAALAFYCFASRPLPTAAMAASAPWWAWLGGFLGAFFVSMTIVLAANLGATATMALLLAGQFTAALLLDHYGLVGFDIHAISWQRLVGVGLLIAGALMVNRY, encoded by the coding sequence ATGTATCGAAACTATTATCCGTGGACGAACCGTGTAAAGCCGGATATCGTTGCCCCCATGAAATGGTTGTTCATATTGCTCGGACTCCTCGCGGGAGCCACCATGCCGCTTCAGGCGGGGTTGAACCTGCGACTCAGGCACGCTCTGGATGATCCCATCTGGGCGGCGCTGATTTCCTTTGCCGTGGGGACGGCAGCACTGGCTTTTTACTGCTTTGCGTCGCGTCCGCTGCCCACGGCTGCCATGGCTGCATCGGCTCCCTGGTGGGCATGGCTCGGGGGATTTCTTGGTGCGTTTTTCGTATCCATGACCATCGTGCTGGCCGCCAATCTCGGGGCGACCGCAACCATGGCGCTTTTGTTGGCCGGTCAGTTCACGGCCGCGCTGCTGCTGGATCATTACGGATTGGTCGGGTTCGATATTCACGCCATCAGTTGGCAGCGGCTGGTCGGCGTCGGACTGCTGATCGCCGGGGCGTTGATGGTCAATCGATACTGA
- a CDS encoding glycosyltransferase family 4 protein — translation MVARHGKDMTVITCGGMADIPGAVSFAPVGRFTIPEYPEITLSYPPFLDMLTHCFEQEYDCILAATPGPVGLAALAISRILKLPFHGTYHTAFPEYVGAFTEDATLEDGCWRYMSWFYDQMQVIYAPSEATKFELADRGIDPEKIVTYPRGVDTERFHPEKRNGFYQQYAIQNRTKLLYVGRVSREKGLDTLTDAFIKATKIRDSLQLVIVGEGPYLKEMQQRLKGLPVTFTGALKGESLAQAYASADLFVFPSATDTFGNVVLEAQASGLPVIVTDKGGPCENIIPNETGLIFPADDTDALLRAIVHMIDTPERIEYMGKRARSHVKTRTFDATFLKTWEIFGSNVAA, via the coding sequence ATGGTGGCCCGACACGGCAAGGACATGACCGTTATCACCTGCGGCGGCATGGCAGACATCCCCGGCGCAGTCAGCTTTGCTCCGGTGGGTCGGTTCACCATCCCCGAATACCCGGAGATAACCCTGTCCTACCCGCCGTTTCTGGACATGCTCACCCACTGTTTCGAGCAGGAGTATGACTGCATCCTGGCGGCCACGCCCGGTCCCGTCGGTCTGGCAGCCCTGGCCATATCCAGGATTCTCAAGCTCCCTTTCCACGGCACCTACCACACGGCATTCCCCGAATATGTGGGGGCTTTTACCGAAGATGCCACGCTGGAAGACGGCTGCTGGCGGTATATGAGCTGGTTCTATGACCAGATGCAGGTCATTTACGCCCCCAGCGAAGCGACCAAATTCGAACTGGCCGACCGGGGGATCGATCCGGAAAAGATCGTCACATACCCACGAGGTGTAGACACGGAACGCTTCCACCCGGAAAAACGGAACGGGTTCTACCAACAGTACGCGATCCAGAACCGTACCAAACTGCTGTATGTGGGCCGCGTATCCCGTGAAAAAGGATTGGATACCCTGACCGACGCATTCATCAAGGCGACGAAAATTCGCGATTCACTGCAACTCGTCATTGTAGGGGAAGGCCCGTACCTCAAGGAGATGCAGCAGCGGCTCAAGGGGCTGCCCGTGACCTTTACCGGGGCGCTCAAAGGGGAATCCCTGGCCCAAGCCTATGCCAGTGCCGATCTGTTCGTCTTTCCTTCGGCCACGGATACCTTCGGTAATGTCGTACTGGAGGCGCAGGCCTCGGGGCTGCCGGTCATCGTCACCGACAAGGGCGGCCCGTGTGAAAACATCATTCCCAACGAAACCGGATTGATCTTCCCCGCCGACGACACCGACGCCCTGCTCAGGGCCATTGTCCATATGATCGATACCCCCGAGCGCATCGAATACATGGGAAAACGGGCCAGATCACATGTGAAGACCCGGACCTTTGACGCCACATTCCTGAAAACATGGGAGATATTCGGCAGCAACGTGGCTGCCTGA
- a CDS encoding NAD(P)H-dependent glycerol-3-phosphate dehydrogenase, producing the protein MKTAVLGAGAWGTALAHMLADNGVETVLWSRNQSVVDDIRENRLNSRYLPGVNLSDRLKAETDIETALDGAQCHLLVIPSQHIRSALEEFRDLLPDNPIIVCASKGIELGTLKPLSKVVSEALEGKRPRYAMLSGPSFAAEVSRKLPTSVSLGCEDHELGRELQSALSTQFFRVYFTPDFRGVELGGAVKNVMAIAAGIADGLEFGHDARAAIITRGLAEMSRLGLAMGGQQRTFMGLSGIGDLVLTCTGDLSRNRQVGLKLGQGRSLDDIIGEMNAVAEGVKTTQSLYDLSQRLDVVLPITEQVYKILYKGKDPARAVEDLMNRELKDE; encoded by the coding sequence ATGAAGACAGCAGTACTCGGCGCCGGAGCCTGGGGCACCGCCCTTGCCCACATGCTGGCCGACAACGGGGTCGAAACCGTCCTCTGGTCACGAAACCAGTCCGTGGTCGACGACATACGAGAAAACAGGCTGAACAGCCGCTATCTGCCCGGAGTCAATCTCTCTGACCGACTCAAAGCGGAAACCGACATTGAAACCGCGCTGGATGGCGCCCAGTGCCATCTGCTTGTCATTCCCAGCCAGCATATCCGATCGGCACTGGAGGAATTCCGTGATCTGCTCCCGGATAATCCGATCATTGTCTGTGCTTCCAAAGGTATTGAGCTCGGGACACTCAAACCCCTGAGCAAAGTGGTGAGCGAAGCCCTTGAGGGCAAGCGCCCCCGGTACGCCATGCTCTCCGGCCCGTCATTTGCTGCCGAGGTCAGCCGCAAGCTGCCCACTTCAGTATCGCTGGGCTGCGAAGACCATGAGCTGGGACGCGAGCTGCAATCCGCCCTCTCGACACAGTTTTTCCGGGTCTACTTCACCCCCGATTTCCGGGGCGTGGAGCTGGGCGGAGCCGTCAAGAACGTCATGGCCATTGCCGCAGGTATCGCCGATGGTCTCGAATTCGGCCACGACGCTCGCGCCGCCATCATCACTCGCGGCTTGGCGGAGATGAGTCGACTGGGCCTTGCCATGGGCGGTCAGCAGCGGACATTCATGGGTCTTTCGGGCATAGGCGATCTCGTCCTGACCTGCACCGGCGACCTGTCCCGCAACCGACAGGTCGGTCTCAAGCTCGGGCAGGGACGCTCCCTCGACGACATCATCGGCGAGATGAACGCCGTGGCCGAAGGAGTCAAAACAACCCAGTCGCTGTATGATCTTTCACAAAGACTCGATGTCGTGTTGCCCATAACCGAACAGGTGTATAAGATACTATATAAAGGCAAAGACCCGGCTCGTGCGGTGGAAGACCTCATGAACAGGGAACTGAAAGACGAATAA
- a CDS encoding mechanosensitive ion channel family protein: MEQTVQSILQFLLDWLHTNVLTMTTAAQWVCVGISFVLTALIWRGFERRLYEAIDRRETSDIFRSVLRAVVDVGNVLAFIVLLQICAAVFESLEHVPWVLNAASDLAVAWIIIRLLTSFIPNRFMARVVELTVWIVAALSIFGLLTPITGFLEGISFSIGENSYNALGIIKGLALAAVFLQAASVAAQFAVARIEKTEGLTRSLQVLLAKAIKMLLFTAAILFAMSSVGIDLTSLAIFSSALGVGIGFGLKTIFSNYVAGIILLMDNSIKPGDTIEVSGVYGVVGNMHARYASVLTRSGKEYLIPNELLITGEVVNWTFSDSNVRLEIPVGVAYESDVPKALELMKEAAKDVPRVLRNPAPVAWLMGFGDSSVDLELRVWIADAESGVASVRSGVLLNVWNLFHEHGIAIPFPQRDVLLKQDSSLAVHLETPEQTITEGPPENSKE; this comes from the coding sequence ATGGAACAAACCGTACAATCGATATTGCAGTTTCTGCTGGACTGGTTGCACACCAATGTCCTGACCATGACCACCGCTGCCCAGTGGGTGTGCGTGGGTATTTCCTTTGTTCTGACCGCTCTCATCTGGCGCGGATTCGAACGCCGCCTGTACGAGGCCATCGATCGACGGGAGACCAGCGATATATTCCGCTCCGTACTGCGTGCCGTGGTGGATGTGGGCAATGTGCTCGCATTCATCGTGTTGCTGCAGATATGTGCGGCGGTGTTCGAGTCGCTGGAGCACGTTCCATGGGTCTTGAACGCAGCCAGTGATCTGGCCGTGGCCTGGATCATCATTCGGCTGCTGACCAGCTTCATACCCAATCGCTTCATGGCCCGGGTGGTGGAGTTGACCGTATGGATCGTGGCGGCCTTGTCCATTTTCGGCCTGCTGACGCCGATCACGGGATTCCTCGAAGGAATCAGTTTTTCCATTGGCGAAAACTCCTACAATGCGCTGGGCATCATCAAGGGACTGGCACTGGCTGCCGTGTTCCTGCAGGCGGCTTCGGTTGCCGCACAGTTTGCCGTGGCCCGCATCGAAAAAACTGAAGGGCTGACACGTTCCCTTCAGGTACTGCTAGCCAAGGCCATCAAGATGCTGCTGTTCACGGCGGCGATCCTGTTCGCCATGTCCAGTGTCGGCATCGATCTGACCAGCCTCGCCATCTTCTCCAGTGCCCTTGGTGTGGGTATCGGTTTCGGACTCAAGACGATTTTTTCCAACTATGTTGCCGGTATCATCCTGCTCATGGATAATTCCATCAAGCCCGGGGACACCATCGAGGTCAGCGGCGTCTACGGCGTGGTCGGTAACATGCACGCCCGGTACGCCTCGGTCCTGACCCGCAGCGGCAAGGAATATCTTATTCCCAACGAACTGCTGATCACCGGCGAGGTGGTCAACTGGACCTTTTCCGACAGTAACGTGCGCCTCGAAATACCGGTTGGCGTCGCGTATGAATCGGACGTACCCAAAGCCCTGGAGCTGATGAAGGAGGCTGCCAAGGATGTGCCGCGCGTGCTGCGCAATCCCGCTCCGGTCGCCTGGCTGATGGGATTTGGCGACAGCTCGGTCGATCTGGAGTTGCGCGTCTGGATAGCTGATGCAGAGAGCGGCGTGGCCAGTGTGCGTAGTGGTGTACTGCTTAATGTGTGGAACCTGTTCCATGAGCATGGTATCGCCATTCCATTCCCCCAGCGGGACGTATTGCTCAAGCAGGATTCGAGCCTGGCCGTACATCTAGAAACACCGGAACAAACCATAACGGAAGGCCCCCCGGAAAACAGCAAGGAGTAG
- a CDS encoding glycoside hydrolase family 28 protein → MRKKAVIFLGVLALYLLLAPLCFGATYNLDDFSQEWSWSRLHTDQLQTAIDTCSSNGGGTVVVPSGFWITGTVFFKDNVTLELEKGARIIAAPIPSLFPRIQTRAEAGSNKISNHALLYAEGVKNIAIRGKGTIYNFGLIDPILYERHERPHIIKFVDCTNVEVSGVALEGTANWTQLYLLCDNIRISDITVYAVFGSASDGLDIDSCSNVLVENSTIDSYNDSIAIKSTTSTPSENILVRNCTLRSGKRGIKVGTESIGGFRNIEFRDCIVERGRRTIYNPMPKEMRAGIFMTTVDGGDATGITLDSIQVDGAQTPLFIVASRRLIHVEVGTMKQITLRNLTTTTQAPMPSIIASDPPGKIRELTIDHVFAEQPEHSILFATEETILASQPGKPSYKMFGKTFEPAQLFISGVSESQVSVAP, encoded by the coding sequence ATGCGTAAAAAAGCCGTCATATTCCTCGGGGTCCTTGCTCTTTACCTACTGTTGGCCCCTCTATGCTTCGGTGCTACGTACAATCTTGATGACTTCAGCCAGGAGTGGTCATGGTCCCGGCTGCACACCGACCAGTTGCAGACAGCCATCGACACCTGCTCCAGCAATGGCGGCGGTACGGTCGTCGTCCCTTCCGGCTTCTGGATAACCGGCACGGTTTTCTTCAAGGATAATGTCACGCTGGAACTGGAGAAAGGCGCACGAATCATCGCCGCCCCCATTCCATCGCTGTTCCCCCGCATCCAAACCCGGGCCGAAGCCGGTTCCAACAAGATCAGCAATCACGCCCTGCTCTACGCAGAAGGCGTCAAGAACATCGCCATTCGCGGCAAAGGCACCATTTACAATTTCGGGCTGATCGATCCGATACTGTATGAGCGCCATGAGCGCCCACATATCATCAAGTTCGTTGACTGCACCAATGTCGAGGTCAGCGGTGTCGCACTGGAAGGCACGGCCAACTGGACCCAGCTGTATCTGCTGTGCGACAATATCCGTATCAGCGACATCACGGTCTATGCCGTGTTCGGCAGCGCATCGGACGGACTGGATATCGACTCGTGCAGCAATGTCCTGGTCGAGAACAGCACCATTGACTCCTACAACGATTCCATCGCCATCAAATCCACGACATCCACGCCCAGCGAGAATATCCTCGTGCGCAACTGCACCCTGCGCAGCGGCAAGCGCGGCATCAAGGTCGGCACGGAATCCATCGGCGGCTTTCGCAATATCGAGTTCAGGGACTGCATTGTTGAGCGCGGCAGGCGAACCATCTACAACCCCATGCCCAAGGAGATGCGGGCCGGTATTTTCATGACCACCGTGGACGGTGGCGACGCGACCGGCATCACGCTGGACTCCATTCAGGTGGATGGTGCGCAGACGCCCCTCTTCATTGTGGCCTCACGCCGTCTTATCCACGTGGAGGTCGGCACCATGAAGCAGATCACCTTGCGCAACCTGACCACGACCACCCAGGCTCCCATGCCGTCGATCATCGCCTCGGACCCGCCGGGCAAAATTCGCGAGTTGACCATCGATCACGTTTTTGCCGAACAGCCCGAGCATTCCATTCTCTTCGCGACAGAAGAAACAATCCTCGCCTCCCAGCCCGGCAAGCCGTCCTACAAGATGTTCGGTAAGACCTTTGAACCGGCGCAACTCTTCATATCGGGAGTCAGCGAATCGCAGGTTTCTGTAGCCCCGTAA
- the ahbB gene encoding siroheme decarboxylase subunit beta — MAIQFTETEEKILALAGTDLPDTEQPFKTIAEAVGVDEQTVIDLLADLKERKVIRRFGATLRHQKAGYGHNAMVAWRVPKERSEEVGELFTARPEISHCYIRRTYPEWTYNFYTMIHGEYPGHAEEVVAELEKAIGIDDNCILRSLKELKKTSMVYFK, encoded by the coding sequence ATGGCTATTCAATTTACCGAGACCGAAGAGAAGATATTGGCCCTGGCGGGCACTGACCTGCCGGATACGGAGCAGCCGTTCAAGACCATCGCGGAAGCGGTCGGTGTTGATGAGCAGACCGTCATCGATCTGCTGGCTGACCTCAAGGAGCGTAAAGTAATCCGTCGCTTCGGAGCCACCCTGCGCCATCAGAAGGCAGGGTACGGCCATAATGCCATGGTCGCCTGGAGAGTGCCCAAGGAGCGGAGCGAGGAGGTCGGCGAGCTGTTTACGGCCCGTCCGGAAATCTCCCATTGCTACATCCGTCGCACCTATCCGGAGTGGACCTACAACTTCTACACCATGATTCACGGCGAGTACCCCGGACACGCCGAGGAAGTGGTGGCCGAGTTGGAGAAGGCCATCGGCATCGATGACAATTGCATTCTCCGGTCTCTCAAAGAACTGAAGAAAACCTCCATGGTCTACTTCAAATAG